In Candidatus Glassbacteria bacterium, one DNA window encodes the following:
- a CDS encoding peptidase S10 — protein sequence MAVTTAGLAQDEKGETNNDESKLEETSSVTSGRVTIGGKAVSYTATAGTMLLSEEFGDPKASVFYISYTRDGVQDPARRPLAFCFNGGPGSSSVWLHLGVLGPRRVALEEDGSLPAPPFALVDNQYSLLDRCDLVFIDPVSTGFSRPAPETDKSEFHGVREDIRSVGEFIRRYTTRNNRWASPKFLIGESYGTTRAAGLSEHLQGELGMYLNGIILVSAVLDFQTLRFTLGNDLPYVLFLPSYAATAWYHDALDKSRWSSLSELLDEVETFTEGRYSVALLRGNKLPEDERSEIVRQLARYTGLSEQFIERSELRVSMREFGKELLRERGLTVGRFDSRFTGIDRRMTGSHPDYDASYAAAQGPFTATLNHYVRTELKYESDLPYEILTGRVYPWNYGDWENRYLNFGETLRLAMTRNPYLKVFAANGYYDLATPYYATEYTFSHLGLDKSLRDNVSMGYYEAGHMMYVHMPSLEMLKKDLAEFIKGALYR from the coding sequence ATGGCCGTTACCACCGCCGGACTGGCGCAGGATGAAAAAGGCGAGACAAATAATGACGAATCGAAACTGGAGGAAACCAGCTCTGTCACCAGCGGACGGGTGACAATCGGCGGCAAAGCTGTCAGCTACACCGCCACGGCCGGCACGATGCTGCTGAGCGAGGAGTTCGGCGACCCCAAGGCGAGTGTCTTTTATATCTCCTACACGCGCGATGGCGTCCAGGACCCGGCGCGCCGTCCACTGGCGTTCTGTTTCAACGGAGGACCGGGGTCCAGCTCGGTCTGGCTGCACCTGGGCGTGCTCGGACCCCGCCGGGTGGCGCTGGAGGAGGACGGTTCACTGCCGGCCCCGCCGTTCGCCCTGGTGGACAACCAGTACTCGCTGCTCGACCGCTGCGACCTGGTGTTTATCGATCCGGTCAGCACCGGGTTCAGCCGCCCGGCCCCCGAGACTGACAAGTCGGAGTTCCACGGCGTGCGCGAGGATATCCGCTCGGTGGGCGAGTTTATCCGTCGCTACACCACCCGCAACAACCGCTGGGCCTCGCCCAAATTCCTGATCGGCGAGAGCTACGGCACCACCCGGGCGGCGGGCCTCAGCGAACACCTTCAGGGTGAACTCGGCATGTACCTCAACGGGATAATCCTGGTCAGCGCAGTCCTGGATTTCCAGACCCTGCGGTTCACCCTGGGCAACGACCTGCCCTATGTCCTGTTCCTGCCCAGTTACGCCGCTACCGCCTGGTACCACGACGCCCTCGACAAGTCCCGCTGGAGTTCGCTGAGCGAACTGCTCGATGAAGTCGAGACGTTCACCGAGGGCCGCTACAGCGTGGCCCTGCTCAGGGGAAATAAGCTGCCGGAGGACGAACGCTCGGAAATCGTGCGGCAGCTTGCCCGCTACACCGGACTGAGCGAGCAGTTTATCGAACGCTCGGAGCTGCGGGTTTCGATGCGGGAGTTCGGCAAGGAGCTGCTGCGCGAGCGCGGCCTGACAGTCGGGCGCTTCGACAGCCGCTTCACCGGTATCGACCGGCGGATGACCGGCTCGCACCCGGACTACGACGCCAGCTACGCCGCGGCCCAGGGTCCGTTCACCGCCACGCTCAACCACTACGTCCGCACCGAACTCAAATATGAAAGCGACCTGCCATACGAAATCCTCACCGGCCGCGTCTACCCATGGAACTACGGCGACTGGGAGAACAGGTACCTCAATTTCGGCGAGACCCTGCGCCTGGCGATGACCCGCAACCCGTACCTCAAAGTGTTCGCGGCCAACGGTTACTACGACCTGGCCACCCCGTATTACGCCACCGAGTATACGTTCAGCCATCTGGGCCTGGATAAATCGCTGCGGGACAACGTGAGCATGGGCTACTACGAGGCGGGCCATATGATGTACGTCCACATGCCGTCGCTGGAGATGCTCAAGAAAGACCTGGCTGAGTTTATCAAGGGGGCGCTGTATCGGTAG
- a CDS encoding amino acid permease: MTDNGAGKQLQRIGWVAAASLVVSNMVGSGIFTTSGFLLQNLRSPWLLLVIWAVGGALAVAGTLCYAELGASLPQVGGDYIYLRKAYGPLWAFFTGWMAFFAGIGAPIGLAALTCMEYLSTFVPVLTVQGHEPLIGIWGLTITVSAGQVAAAGLIWLLTGVHWLGIRTGGRWQSAITMLNVGLIAGFILAALIAGGGDWSNLNRLVPPESSASGSTGAMFAISLIWVMFAYSGFNAAAYVAGEIDNPSRNLPRGLITGVVTVTVMYLGLNLVYILAAEPGELAGKLDVARVAAAGLFGRRAEMLVSVVIVTCAIAATSAMICVGPRIYSQMARDGVFFAAAARIHPQRGTPGGALLLQAIWASTLIFFGSFDQLLTFTGFLLSLFSALSVASVIVLRRRFPDLPRPYKAWGYPVTPLLYVAVSLWMMVWSLFSRPGESLIGLGIVGAGLPVYYFWRRRSGAAPSTGEPTDTAPP, from the coding sequence ATGACGGACAACGGAGCCGGAAAGCAACTGCAGCGTATCGGGTGGGTGGCCGCCGCCAGCCTGGTTGTATCCAATATGGTCGGCTCGGGCATTTTCACCACCAGCGGGTTCCTGCTACAAAACCTGCGTTCGCCGTGGCTGCTGCTGGTAATCTGGGCGGTTGGCGGGGCGCTGGCCGTGGCCGGCACCCTGTGCTACGCCGAACTCGGGGCCAGCCTGCCCCAAGTGGGCGGCGATTATATCTACCTGCGCAAAGCCTACGGGCCGCTGTGGGCGTTTTTCACCGGCTGGATGGCTTTTTTCGCGGGAATCGGCGCGCCGATCGGGCTGGCCGCGCTGACCTGCATGGAATACCTCTCGACTTTCGTGCCGGTCCTGACTGTCCAGGGCCACGAGCCGCTGATCGGCATCTGGGGCCTGACCATTACGGTATCGGCCGGGCAGGTCGCGGCCGCGGGCCTGATCTGGCTGCTGACCGGGGTGCACTGGCTGGGAATCCGGACGGGGGGCAGGTGGCAGAGCGCGATCACCATGCTCAATGTCGGCTTGATCGCCGGATTTATCCTGGCCGCGCTGATCGCCGGGGGAGGGGACTGGAGCAATCTCAACCGGCTCGTTCCGCCGGAAAGCTCGGCGTCCGGCTCGACAGGGGCGATGTTCGCGATAAGCCTGATCTGGGTGATGTTCGCTTATTCGGGGTTCAACGCGGCGGCCTACGTGGCGGGTGAAATCGACAACCCGTCGCGCAACCTCCCGCGCGGCCTGATTACCGGAGTGGTTACGGTAACCGTGATGTACCTGGGGCTGAACCTGGTCTATATCCTGGCGGCGGAGCCGGGCGAGCTGGCGGGCAAGCTCGACGTGGCCCGGGTCGCGGCGGCCGGTTTGTTCGGCAGGAGGGCGGAGATGCTGGTCAGCGTGGTGATAGTTACCTGCGCGATCGCGGCCACCAGCGCGATGATCTGCGTGGGACCGCGGATCTACAGCCAGATGGCCCGTGACGGAGTTTTTTTCGCCGCCGCCGCCCGGATCCACCCGCAACGCGGCACTCCGGGAGGGGCACTGCTGCTGCAGGCGATCTGGGCCAGCACCCTGATTTTTTTCGGTAGTTTCGACCAGTTACTGACCTTTACCGGTTTCCTGCTCAGCCTGTTCAGCGCGCTGAGCGTGGCCTCGGTGATTGTCCTGCGCCGTCGTTTCCCCGATCTTCCCCGGCCCTACAAGGCCTGGGGTTATCCGGTAACCCCGCTGCTCTACGTGGCGGTGTCGCTGTGGATGATGGTCTGGTCGTTATTTTCCAGGCCCGGCGAGAGCCTGATCGGCCTGGGGATCGTGGGCGCGGGGCTGCCGGTTTACTATTTCTGGCGCCGGCGCTCCGGCGCAGCGCCGTCCACCGGCGAACCTACCGATACAGCGCCCCCTTGA
- a CDS encoding DUF4832 domain-containing protein → MRKLISFTTFCLLIAATWLTGQETVLVRPREIDDVLVNPGIGFMTFQRFNGDTLNAGSRWTEGFPIVYQDFDGDLTNEDHPATSLVYWRVYWRYIHPAPDSIDFAQFDRVFETAAARGQTVILRIAPYGGGDDKDVPDWYRELVGEEPELPRKWRTHPENPLYLEHFGGLIRALGARYDGHPDLEAVDVSLVGFWGEGSGSHEVDPHIWRQLVYCYLDGFKKSHLIFQPLNGDAPDPGLMVRGLPIAAYWPGGRNNGEGPRMRHLGWRLDCLGDMGFWREDRGDWCHMLDIYPQQIVTSGMKDAWKKAPVSLEICGTFRSWKNRQQYDEEVVKYVFDQALKWHISSFNAKSSPVPKEWQPLVDEWLKKMGYRFVLRKFTFPSAIRPHGQIAFATWWENKGVAPCYHPFPFAIRLKNSAHSEILLTDADIREWLPGDIVYDSEVYLPADMPEGTYDFAIAILDPRTREPNIRFAIEGRGADGWYSLGKIAVSRDAGHRGRDPNRVP, encoded by the coding sequence CAAGCTCATTTCTTTCACCACTTTTTGTCTGCTGATCGCCGCCACCTGGCTTACCGGCCAGGAAACTGTGCTGGTCCGTCCCAGGGAGATCGACGACGTGCTGGTCAACCCGGGGATCGGCTTCATGACCTTCCAGCGCTTCAACGGAGACACGCTCAACGCCGGCAGCCGCTGGACCGAGGGCTTCCCGATTGTCTACCAGGATTTCGACGGCGACCTGACCAACGAGGACCACCCGGCCACCTCGCTGGTTTACTGGCGGGTCTACTGGCGCTATATCCATCCCGCGCCCGACAGTATCGATTTCGCCCAGTTCGACAGAGTGTTCGAAACCGCCGCCGCGCGCGGCCAGACCGTCATCCTGCGGATCGCGCCCTACGGCGGCGGCGATGACAAGGACGTGCCGGACTGGTACCGTGAGCTGGTTGGAGAAGAGCCGGAGCTGCCCCGCAAGTGGCGCACACACCCCGAGAACCCGCTCTACCTCGAACATTTCGGCGGGCTGATCCGGGCGCTGGGCGCGCGTTACGACGGCCACCCGGACCTGGAGGCGGTGGATGTCTCGCTGGTCGGTTTCTGGGGCGAGGGTTCCGGCAGCCACGAGGTCGACCCTCATATCTGGCGGCAGCTGGTGTATTGCTACCTCGACGGGTTCAAGAAATCGCACCTGATCTTCCAGCCGCTCAACGGCGACGCTCCCGATCCGGGGCTGATGGTGCGGGGCCTGCCGATCGCCGCCTACTGGCCCGGCGGGCGCAACAACGGCGAGGGCCCCCGCATGCGCCACCTCGGCTGGCGGCTCGACTGCCTGGGCGACATGGGATTCTGGCGCGAGGACCGCGGCGACTGGTGCCACATGCTGGATATCTACCCCCAGCAGATTGTCACCAGCGGGATGAAAGACGCCTGGAAGAAAGCCCCGGTCAGCCTGGAAATCTGCGGCACGTTCCGCAGTTGGAAAAACAGGCAGCAGTACGACGAGGAAGTTGTGAAATACGTTTTCGACCAGGCGCTGAAATGGCATATCTCCAGTTTCAACGCCAAGAGCTCCCCCGTGCCCAAAGAGTGGCAGCCCCTGGTGGATGAGTGGCTGAAAAAGATGGGCTATCGGTTCGTGCTGCGCAAGTTCACGTTCCCCTCGGCGATCCGGCCCCACGGCCAGATCGCGTTCGCCACCTGGTGGGAAAACAAGGGCGTGGCCCCCTGCTACCATCCGTTCCCGTTCGCGATCCGGCTGAAAAACTCCGCGCACAGCGAAATCCTGCTCACCGATGCGGACATCCGTGAATGGCTGCCCGGCGACATTGTCTACGACAGCGAGGTCTACCTTCCCGCGGACATGCCGGAGGGAACCTATGATTTCGCTATCGCTATTCTCGACCCCCGTACCCGCGAGCCGAACATCAGGTTCGCAATCGAGGGCCGCGGCGCTGACGGGTGGTACAGCCTGGGCAAGATAGCTGTCAGCAGGGACGCCGGCCACAGGGGCCGCGACCCGAACCGTGTCCCGTAA
- a CDS encoding DUF4382 domain-containing protein yields MRMLRTFLIALLPVTAIGLACSSDEGANNLTGPVPGQSTSTARVLLTDAPATFDSVLITFSEVSIKSDSGWAVLSSETQTHDLLSLTGGVTTVLGETELEAGSYGQIRLTITDAVVVIDGMRHTLTVPGGATSGLKIGNGFVVEEGLDIDLVLDFDAARSVVVAGNSGRFLLKPVIRLVQEGESGRIEGEVVVPVDSTVEGWTAYAFAGSDTVSSSLLKFKEVDGQLQGEFKLSFLPEGSYTVVLTDSTGAEVHSYGSVSVSAEMTTKLETQYLLGAVSGGLVGNDAENSTIIRQLAAARPWNHLALRAC; encoded by the coding sequence ATGCGAATGTTGAGAACTTTTTTAATCGCATTGTTGCCGGTTACGGCCATCGGGTTGGCCTGCAGCAGCGATGAAGGCGCAAACAACCTGACCGGTCCGGTTCCGGGCCAGTCGACCAGCACGGCGCGGGTTCTGCTCACAGACGCGCCCGCGACGTTTGACTCCGTACTGATAACCTTCAGCGAGGTAAGCATCAAGAGCGACAGCGGCTGGGCCGTTCTCAGCAGCGAAACCCAGACTCACGACTTGCTGAGCCTCACCGGCGGAGTGACAACCGTCCTGGGTGAAACCGAACTCGAGGCGGGATCCTACGGACAGATCAGGCTGACGATCACCGATGCGGTGGTTGTGATCGACGGTATGCGGCACACGCTGACCGTACCGGGCGGGGCAACGAGCGGTCTGAAAATCGGTAACGGGTTCGTGGTCGAGGAAGGTTTAGATATCGACCTCGTGCTCGATTTCGATGCCGCGCGCTCGGTCGTTGTGGCCGGTAACAGCGGCAGGTTCCTGCTTAAACCGGTGATCCGTCTGGTCCAGGAAGGCGAAAGCGGCAGGATCGAAGGCGAGGTCGTAGTTCCGGTAGACAGCACAGTCGAGGGCTGGACAGCCTATGCTTTCGCCGGCAGCGACACCGTTTCCTCGAGCCTCCTTAAATTCAAGGAGGTGGACGGGCAGCTCCAGGGAGAGTTCAAGCTGAGTTTCCTGCCTGAGGGCAGCTACACTGTGGTCTTAACCGACAGCACCGGCGCCGAGGTCCATTCATACGGTTCCGTTTCGGTTTCTGCGGAGATGACAACCAAACTTGAAACCCAGTATCTCTTGGGCGCTGTAAGCGGCGGATTGGTTGGCAACGATGCAGAGAACAGCACCATTATCCGTCAGCTTGCGGCGGCGAGGCCGTGGAACCACCTGGCGCTGAGAGCATGCTGA